One stretch of Streptomyces sp. NBC_01363 DNA includes these proteins:
- a CDS encoding FAD-binding oxidoreductase yields the protein MSDFSRRYLLRASAAAGAGAIVIPGLTAAGAPDIAAASTSGLLAASDPTKRSSGCPPAKLTGRVVRPGDASYTDDRIDYDQLFSHYPLVIVFAQETQDVVNALTWARQHNVALRVRSGRHALEGWSNIDNGIVIDVSQLKSVHIDTDARIATVGAGLTQLEAVTALAKQDLAVTTGSEGSVGLVGATVGGGLGPLNRWLGMACDSLIGTEVVVPSGRDCAEVIHADLKDHSDLLWALRGAGNGNFGIVTQLTYKVHPLKRIAYVQATWDGLTDLHGIFDAWQRTVPFADNRLGSEVEIHKSQILLFAWLAEGTAAEARKMLAPILSIGTPDVKVQVGNWGPIFAGAQVPRSQEPANVKFFSQFAKKLFPKKAIDVIGYYMRNAPTEDSNYFVDAFGGAIKKEPRGGTAFVHRDAIFYGEIGAAWGTPSTTPGVCDPLTSTCQAWTAEFSQAMRSFVDGAYVNVPNVGMQEWETAYWGRRHFERLREIKAKYDPCNVFQYEQSIPPASR from the coding sequence TTGAGCGATTTTTCCCGCCGCTACCTGCTCAGGGCGTCAGCGGCCGCCGGCGCCGGGGCGATCGTCATCCCGGGCCTTACGGCCGCAGGCGCGCCGGACATTGCGGCCGCGAGCACCTCGGGCCTTCTGGCCGCGAGCGACCCGACTAAACGGTCGTCGGGATGTCCGCCGGCGAAGCTGACCGGTCGCGTCGTCCGCCCCGGTGACGCCTCGTACACGGATGATCGCATCGACTACGACCAGCTGTTCTCTCACTACCCGCTGGTCATCGTCTTCGCCCAGGAGACCCAGGACGTGGTGAACGCCCTCACCTGGGCGCGGCAGCACAACGTCGCACTGCGGGTACGCAGCGGCCGCCACGCCCTGGAGGGCTGGTCGAACATCGACAACGGCATCGTGATCGACGTCAGCCAGCTCAAGTCGGTCCACATCGACACCGACGCTCGTATCGCGACGGTCGGCGCCGGCCTGACCCAGTTGGAAGCGGTGACGGCGCTCGCCAAGCAGGACCTCGCGGTCACGACCGGAAGCGAGGGCAGCGTCGGCTTGGTCGGTGCGACGGTCGGCGGCGGCCTTGGCCCCCTCAACCGCTGGCTCGGCATGGCCTGTGACAGCCTGATCGGGACCGAGGTCGTCGTCCCGTCGGGTCGCGACTGCGCCGAGGTGATCCATGCCGACCTGAAGGACCACTCAGACCTGCTCTGGGCGCTCCGTGGGGCGGGAAACGGCAACTTCGGAATCGTCACGCAACTCACCTACAAGGTGCACCCGCTCAAGCGCATCGCCTATGTGCAGGCGACCTGGGACGGCCTTACGGACCTGCATGGGATCTTCGATGCATGGCAGCGTACGGTACCGTTCGCCGACAACCGCCTCGGATCCGAAGTCGAGATCCACAAGTCCCAGATCCTGCTGTTCGCGTGGCTCGCGGAGGGCACGGCGGCAGAGGCCAGAAAGATGCTGGCCCCGATCCTGTCGATCGGCACGCCCGATGTGAAGGTGCAGGTCGGTAACTGGGGCCCCATCTTTGCCGGAGCCCAGGTCCCGCGCTCGCAGGAGCCCGCCAACGTGAAGTTCTTCTCACAGTTCGCCAAGAAGCTGTTCCCGAAGAAGGCGATCGACGTCATCGGCTACTACATGCGAAACGCTCCCACGGAGGACAGCAACTACTTCGTCGATGCCTTCGGCGGGGCGATCAAGAAGGAGCCCCGCGGCGGCACCGCGTTCGTGCACCGCGACGCGATTTTCTACGGCGAGATCGGCGCAGCCTGGGGGACTCCTTCAACGACACCAGGCGTCTGCGACCCGCTCACCTCGACGTGCCAGGCCTGGACCGCCGAATTCAGCCAGGCGATGCGCAGCTTCGTGGACGGCGCCTACGTCAACGTGCCGAACGTCGGCATGCAGGAGTGGGAGACCGCCTACTGGGGGAGACGCCACTTCGAGCGGCTGCGCGAGATCAAGGCGAAGTACGACCCCTGCAACGTCTTCCAGTACGAGCAGAGCATCCCGCCCGCGTCACGCTGA
- a CDS encoding GAP family protein, with protein MGAVLGDVLGFAAAVAVSPLPIIAIILVLATPRGRLNGVLFTVGWILGLSALGAVMLAIASPAGASAHNHPATWVGALKLALGVLLVLFGARQWHRRPKDPSQARLPKWMGAIDRLTPVKVFALGLALAALNAKNAPLTIAAGAAIGSAGLPVGQQIALLAIFVLIATLGLLAPLGVFLLGGERARTTLGNWKDWAAQNNVAVMAVLFFVLGLKLLGDGISVLTS; from the coding sequence ATGGGCGCAGTTCTCGGCGACGTCCTGGGTTTCGCGGCCGCCGTCGCGGTGAGCCCGCTCCCGATCATCGCGATCATCCTCGTACTCGCCACGCCCCGCGGGCGCCTCAACGGAGTCCTCTTCACCGTCGGCTGGATCCTGGGACTCTCGGCACTGGGCGCGGTGATGCTGGCGATCGCTTCCCCCGCGGGCGCCTCCGCCCACAATCACCCGGCCACCTGGGTGGGAGCCCTCAAGCTCGCTCTGGGCGTGCTCCTCGTCCTCTTCGGCGCTCGGCAATGGCATCGGCGTCCCAAGGATCCCTCGCAGGCTCGGCTGCCGAAGTGGATGGGCGCGATCGACCGCCTCACGCCGGTCAAGGTCTTCGCACTCGGACTGGCCCTGGCCGCGCTCAACGCCAAGAACGCCCCGCTGACCATCGCCGCGGGCGCCGCGATCGGCTCGGCCGGACTGCCGGTCGGGCAGCAGATCGCATTGCTGGCGATCTTCGTCCTGATCGCCACCCTCGGCCTGCTGGCCCCGCTGGGAGTCTTCCTGCTCGGGGGAGAGCGGGCCAGGACCACTCTCGGCAACTGGAAGGACTGGGCCGCTCAGAACAATGTCGCCGTGATGGCCGTCCTGTTCTTCGTTCTCGGGCTGAAACTGCTCGGGGACGGCATCTCCGTCCTCACCTCCTGA
- a CDS encoding Dyp-type peroxidase, translating into MNATASSSTADGRVEIDDVQSGALRPRPVPYEGQFIFLRVDDRRAGRALLRRLIPLTSGGLPGADRRQDAWVAVAITYQGLRALGVPQESLDSFPRAFREGMAARAEMIGDVGESAPARWETPFGTGDVHIALSALSSDTAQLDKELERARVAYEDTPGVRVIWQQEVRQLPTGRTTFGFRDGISHPNIEGVGLPGSNPQETPIKAGEFILGYPDETGSLPPMPSPDVLGRNGTYVAVRKVHTNVAAWRRYLRANSSSAEEEALLAAKMVGRWPSGAPLALSPEHDDPELAADPDRVNNFLYRENDDRGYRCPAGAHIRRTNPRDSTIIGDARMHRLIRRGTTYGPPLPEGVLEDDGADRGLVGAFIGAHLERQFEFIKAEWVNDGNFIGYPGEKDPVAGHHGGTGSVTIPEKPVRRRLRNLPSFVVTRGGEYCFLPGLRALRWLAELED; encoded by the coding sequence ATGAATGCGACGGCAAGCAGCAGCACGGCCGACGGGCGCGTCGAGATCGACGACGTCCAGAGCGGGGCACTGCGTCCACGGCCCGTGCCCTACGAGGGACAGTTCATCTTCCTGCGCGTCGATGACCGCCGCGCCGGGCGCGCCCTGCTGCGGCGGCTGATCCCCCTGACCTCGGGTGGCCTGCCCGGCGCGGATCGGAGGCAGGACGCCTGGGTGGCTGTGGCGATCACCTACCAGGGGCTGAGGGCCCTGGGGGTGCCCCAGGAGTCGCTGGACAGCTTTCCGCGGGCGTTCCGTGAGGGCATGGCCGCTCGGGCGGAAATGATCGGCGACGTGGGCGAGAGCGCACCGGCCCGCTGGGAGACACCGTTCGGAACGGGCGATGTCCATATCGCGTTGAGCGCCCTCTCCTCGGACACGGCCCAGCTGGACAAGGAGTTGGAGCGGGCCCGTGTCGCCTACGAGGACACACCCGGTGTCCGGGTGATCTGGCAGCAGGAGGTACGCCAGCTCCCGACCGGGCGCACCACCTTCGGCTTCCGTGACGGCATCAGCCACCCGAACATCGAGGGCGTCGGACTGCCCGGCTCCAACCCGCAGGAAACGCCCATCAAGGCGGGCGAGTTCATCCTCGGCTACCCCGACGAAACCGGCAGCCTGCCGCCCATGCCCAGCCCCGATGTACTGGGGCGCAACGGGACCTACGTGGCCGTTCGCAAGGTCCACACCAATGTGGCGGCCTGGCGCCGGTACCTGCGCGCGAACAGCTCCAGCGCCGAGGAGGAGGCGCTCCTGGCGGCGAAGATGGTCGGGCGCTGGCCCAGCGGGGCGCCGCTGGCCCTCTCGCCGGAGCACGACGATCCGGAGCTGGCGGCCGATCCGGACCGCGTCAACAACTTCCTGTACCGGGAGAACGACGATCGCGGCTACCGGTGCCCCGCCGGTGCGCACATCCGGCGCACCAATCCCCGCGATTCCACCATCATCGGCGACGCACGGATGCACCGCCTCATCCGTCGCGGCACCACCTACGGGCCGCCGCTGCCCGAGGGCGTGCTGGAGGACGACGGTGCCGACCGGGGCCTGGTCGGAGCCTTCATCGGGGCCCATCTGGAACGGCAGTTCGAGTTCATCAAGGCCGAGTGGGTCAACGACGGCAACTTCATCGGCTACCCCGGCGAGAAGGACCCGGTGGCCGGGCATCACGGCGGAACCGGCAGCGTCACCATCCCCGAGAAGCCGGTCCGGCGCCGCCTGCGGAACCTGCCCAGCTTCGTGGTCACCCGTGGCGGCGAGTACTGCTTCCTGCCGGGTCTGCGTGCCCTGCGCTGGCTCGCCGAACTGGAGGACTGA
- a CDS encoding catalase family protein: MAAQFVRYTPEVEDADPHFDENLRTVIEKTESYIAESVEAGGTGRALRDAHAKGYGLVRGEVEILDGLPPEYAQGIYATQGTHDALIRFSNGSPHAGADARLGAATGLALKIFGIPGPTLLEDEPDTGTFDYANINGPIFFCNTIEHYLFIQELFLNAPAYFSRGRPGAHRFFTDFVTGKGTLDQDDWAWDEFLAFLRLSKTPPANLLLSSYWTMGAVRHGDYIAKVRITPDPSAAAAVVRRDIDPTSAQEVFRPALQAELQERPYAFDIQVQLCTDLERMPVEDTTVEWPEQLSPSVTVAKLRLPRQDISGPENLEKMDSLSFTPWRVTAEHAPLGNIMRARKEVYRRSSIERHELNRQPRTEPRSADEVLGPLR, from the coding sequence ATGGCAGCACAGTTCGTCCGCTACACGCCTGAGGTCGAAGACGCTGACCCGCACTTCGACGAGAACCTGCGGACGGTGATCGAGAAGACCGAGAGCTACATCGCCGAGTCGGTCGAGGCCGGTGGTACCGGACGGGCCCTCCGCGACGCCCATGCCAAGGGCTACGGGCTGGTCCGGGGGGAAGTGGAGATCCTGGACGGGCTTCCCCCCGAGTACGCCCAAGGCATCTACGCGACCCAGGGAACCCACGATGCGCTCATCCGCTTCTCCAACGGCTCGCCTCACGCCGGAGCCGACGCGCGACTGGGCGCCGCCACCGGACTGGCACTGAAGATCTTCGGCATCCCCGGCCCGACCCTGCTGGAAGACGAACCGGACACAGGCACATTCGACTACGCCAACATCAACGGACCGATCTTCTTCTGCAACACGATCGAGCACTACCTGTTCATCCAGGAGTTGTTCCTGAACGCGCCGGCCTACTTCTCCCGGGGCCGACCCGGCGCACATCGCTTCTTCACCGATTTCGTGACCGGAAAGGGGACGCTGGACCAGGACGACTGGGCGTGGGACGAGTTCCTGGCCTTCCTGCGCCTGTCGAAGACTCCCCCGGCCAACCTCCTGCTGTCGAGCTACTGGACGATGGGCGCGGTCCGGCACGGGGACTACATCGCCAAGGTGCGCATCACCCCCGACCCGTCCGCCGCCGCCGCGGTGGTCCGGCGCGACATCGACCCGACCTCCGCGCAGGAGGTCTTCCGGCCGGCCCTCCAGGCCGAACTGCAGGAACGGCCCTACGCCTTCGACATCCAGGTCCAGCTCTGCACCGACCTGGAGCGCATGCCGGTGGAGGACACCACCGTGGAGTGGCCCGAACAGCTCTCGCCGTCCGTCACCGTGGCGAAGCTGCGGCTGCCGCGGCAGGACATCTCCGGCCCGGAGAACCTGGAGAAGATGGACTCGCTGTCCTTCACGCCCTGGCGGGTCACCGCCGAGCACGCCCCCCTCGGCAACATCATGCGGGCCCGCAAGGAGGTCTACCGGCGATCCTCCATCGAGCGCCACGAGCTCAACCGGCAGCCGCGGACGGAACCCCGCAGCGCCGACGAGGTACTTGGCCCACTCCGATGA
- a CDS encoding SCO0607 family lipoprotein has translation MYRISRPGRGASARSGRPPSRSAVGLALASVTVAALTTGCSLEDAICGGGEYPVMTIGSTGSACVPDDEDPPKGYVRYPKGKVPEHVDDKWDKYWRTHSVDKDGRIIEVPAGS, from the coding sequence ATGTACCGGATCAGCCGACCCGGCCGGGGGGCGTCCGCGAGGAGCGGACGCCCCCCGAGCCGTTCCGCAGTGGGGCTCGCCCTGGCCTCCGTGACCGTGGCGGCGCTGACCACGGGCTGCTCGCTGGAGGACGCGATCTGTGGTGGCGGCGAGTATCCGGTCATGACGATCGGAAGCACCGGATCGGCCTGTGTGCCCGACGACGAGGACCCGCCGAAGGGATACGTCCGGTACCCGAAGGGCAAGGTCCCCGAGCACGTGGACGACAAGTGGGACAAGTACTGGCGGACCCACAGCGTGGACAAGGACGGCCGGATCATCGAAGTCCCGGCCGGTTCCTAG
- a CDS encoding phosphotransferase family protein, which produces MQSDGTTSAVLRSVGLTEDRIARCAPLAGGTFNTVSRVTLTDGGEWVVKIPPPATPGTLMGYERDLLVNEATFYTSADGSAPVPRVLHSELDPAAPTGPYVVMSVCPGRSWSEFAPGSLPAAEERRLRKDLGRIVARLHAVTNPAGFGYPSLAVGPLAPSWRQAFTAMTDAVLADADAYRARLPRPTAGIRALLAAASPVLDDVARPALVHFDLWQGNLLVDGEPGARTIGGIVDGERMFWGDPVADFVSLALFGNMEDDEDFLAGYADGSGRPVVFGASVRLRLALYRCYLYLIMLVETVPRRASGEDLEWAWTEVAPQLESALADVESALRTRD; this is translated from the coding sequence ATGCAGTCAGACGGAACAACCTCAGCCGTTCTCCGCTCCGTTGGGCTGACGGAGGACCGGATCGCCCGATGCGCGCCGCTCGCCGGAGGCACGTTCAACACGGTCTCCCGGGTGACGCTCACGGACGGCGGCGAATGGGTGGTGAAGATACCGCCGCCCGCGACCCCCGGAACGCTGATGGGCTACGAGCGCGATCTGCTGGTCAACGAGGCCACGTTCTACACCTCCGCGGACGGTTCGGCACCGGTCCCCCGCGTTCTGCACAGCGAGCTCGACCCGGCCGCGCCGACCGGCCCGTACGTGGTGATGTCGGTCTGTCCGGGGCGGTCGTGGAGCGAGTTCGCTCCCGGCTCCCTGCCTGCTGCCGAGGAGCGCCGGCTGAGGAAGGACCTGGGGCGGATCGTCGCGCGGCTGCACGCCGTCACGAACCCCGCGGGCTTCGGCTATCCCTCCCTGGCGGTGGGCCCGTTGGCCCCGTCCTGGCGGCAGGCGTTCACCGCGATGACCGACGCCGTCCTCGCCGACGCGGACGCCTACCGCGCCCGGCTGCCGCGCCCGACGGCCGGTATCCGCGCCCTGCTCGCCGCCGCGTCGCCCGTGCTCGACGACGTCGCGCGGCCCGCCCTGGTCCACTTCGACCTGTGGCAGGGCAACCTTCTCGTCGACGGCGAGCCCGGTGCGCGGACCATCGGCGGGATCGTCGACGGCGAGCGGATGTTCTGGGGCGACCCGGTCGCCGACTTCGTATCGCTCGCCCTGTTCGGGAACATGGAGGACGACGAGGACTTCCTCGCCGGGTACGCGGACGGCAGCGGACGACCGGTGGTGTTCGGCGCGTCCGTGCGGCTGCGGCTGGCGCTCTACCGCTGCTACCTCTACCTGATCATGCTGGTGGAGACCGTCCCCCGCCGCGCTTCCGGGGAGGACCTGGAATGGGCGTGGACAGAGGTCGCCCCGCAGCTCGAATCGGCCCTGGCGGACGTGGAGTCGGCGCTGCGTACAAGGGACTGA
- a CDS encoding glycosyl hydrolase family 28-related protein, translating into MDERRLGFMALGYMAVEGNISRRGLLAGAVAVAATAVTGTTGSGPAAAAEGRAPVGGSRAATPLWREFAAAPFTHPQIPFIGRAGYRSGSRPPRRTGRGLVADVRHYGAKPGGSTDAAPAINRAIAAAGERGGGTVLIPEGTYRIDDIIRIGHSDVVVRGAGSGRTKLYATRHLTELIGAYGSRYGGDKSSWSWAGGLIWLCPTARWTSLTGAIRAKSWPFEGWTGNRRDEWRTLTTVAPARRGDRSITVRDTTGLRRGGLVLLRLADDAGHTLLEHMAGGGPGPEGYHWDDKTKLTSYAPYEWPVRVTSVHGHRVTLERPLPLDVRPEWDPRLTTLVTPLAGSGVEGLTLEAVETPQSPHLLDKGYNGVAFQCAYDCWADDITVRHVDNGFGLIAASACTLRRTKVAGRGSHHPYYCREGSHDNLIEDFTIERRTVPAPAGTQLHGINVEGLSSHNVWSRGAMEMGTFDSHRGMPFANVRTDITVNNNGRHGGDASAGPLFGARFTHWNIRVTNGRAGLMRIDGLAPYSATVGISEVTEFDQIDVPDFTGDLHTRLEAYGTPEAVWPPNLHDAQRASAA; encoded by the coding sequence ATGGATGAAAGGCGGCTCGGATTCATGGCGCTCGGATACATGGCGGTCGAGGGGAACATCAGCAGGCGTGGGTTGCTGGCCGGTGCCGTGGCTGTCGCCGCGACGGCGGTCACCGGCACCACCGGCAGCGGCCCGGCAGCCGCCGCGGAGGGCCGGGCGCCCGTCGGCGGATCGCGAGCGGCCACCCCGCTCTGGCGGGAGTTCGCCGCCGCCCCGTTCACCCATCCGCAGATCCCGTTCATCGGCCGGGCCGGCTACCGAAGCGGCTCCCGCCCGCCCCGCCGAACCGGCCGCGGCCTCGTCGCCGACGTCCGGCACTACGGCGCGAAGCCCGGCGGCTCCACGGACGCCGCCCCCGCGATCAACCGTGCCATCGCCGCCGCCGGAGAGCGCGGCGGCGGCACGGTGCTCATCCCCGAAGGCACGTACCGCATCGACGACATCATCCGGATCGGCCACAGCGACGTGGTGGTGCGCGGCGCGGGCAGTGGGCGCACCAAGCTGTACGCGACCAGGCACCTCACCGAGCTGATCGGGGCGTACGGCAGCCGGTACGGCGGCGACAAGTCCAGCTGGTCCTGGGCCGGCGGCCTCATCTGGCTCTGCCCGACGGCCCGTTGGACCTCGCTCACCGGCGCGATCAGGGCGAAGTCCTGGCCCTTCGAGGGCTGGACCGGCAACCGGCGCGACGAGTGGCGGACGCTGACCACCGTCGCCCCCGCCCGTCGGGGCGACCGCTCGATCACCGTCCGGGACACGACGGGGCTGAGGCGCGGCGGGCTCGTCCTGCTCCGGCTCGCCGACGACGCCGGCCACACGCTCCTGGAGCACATGGCGGGCGGCGGCCCCGGCCCCGAGGGCTACCACTGGGACGACAAGACCAAGCTGACCTCGTACGCCCCCTACGAATGGCCGGTCCGCGTCACCTCCGTGCACGGCCACCGGGTCACGCTGGAGCGCCCGCTCCCGCTCGACGTCCGCCCCGAATGGGATCCGCGGCTGACCACCCTCGTCACCCCGCTCGCCGGCTCCGGCGTCGAGGGCCTCACGCTCGAAGCGGTCGAGACGCCGCAGTCGCCGCATCTGCTCGACAAGGGGTACAACGGGGTCGCCTTCCAGTGCGCGTACGACTGCTGGGCCGACGACATCACCGTCCGCCACGTCGACAACGGCTTCGGCCTGATCGCCGCCTCCGCCTGCACCCTGCGCCGCACGAAGGTCGCCGGGCGCGGCTCGCACCATCCGTACTACTGCCGCGAGGGCTCGCACGACAACCTGATCGAGGACTTCACGATCGAGCGGCGCACCGTGCCCGCGCCCGCCGGGACGCAACTGCACGGCATCAACGTCGAGGGCCTGTCCAGCCACAACGTGTGGTCGCGCGGCGCGATGGAGATGGGGACGTTCGACTCCCACCGGGGCATGCCGTTCGCCAATGTCCGCACCGACATCACGGTGAACAACAACGGGCGGCACGGCGGCGACGCGAGCGCGGGGCCGCTCTTCGGCGCCCGCTTCACGCACTGGAACATCCGGGTCACCAACGGCCGGGCGGGCCTGATGCGGATCGACGGACTCGCCCCGTACAGCGCGACGGTCGGCATCAGCGAGGTGACGGAGTTCGACCAGATCGACGTCCCCGACTTCACCGGCGATCTGCACACCCGGCTGGAGGCGTACGGCACCCCGGAAGCGGTGTGGCCGCCCAATCTGCACGACGCCCAGCGGGCCTCGGCCGCCTGA
- a CDS encoding YbjN domain-containing protein, with amino-acid sequence MADVPGGAAPTEAATTRVAQVIEATLKDAGLEWESPGPGDYVVKLPGTRKLSTTCSLRVGKHSLSLNAFVVRHPDENDAAVHRWLLERNLRLFGVSYAIDGLGDIYLVGKLPLSVVTPQELDRLLGTVLEAADGSFNTLLELGFASAIRKEYEWRVSRGESTRNLDAFTHLTQRPAG; translated from the coding sequence ATGGCTGACGTACCCGGCGGAGCGGCACCGACCGAAGCGGCGACGACGCGGGTCGCGCAGGTCATCGAGGCGACCCTGAAGGACGCCGGGCTCGAATGGGAGAGCCCCGGGCCGGGTGATTACGTGGTCAAACTGCCCGGCACGCGCAAGCTGTCCACCACCTGCTCGCTGCGCGTCGGCAAGCACTCGCTCTCCCTCAACGCCTTCGTCGTACGCCACCCGGACGAGAACGACGCCGCGGTCCACCGCTGGCTGCTGGAGCGCAACCTCCGCCTCTTCGGGGTGAGTTACGCGATCGACGGGCTCGGTGACATCTATCTGGTCGGCAAGCTGCCGCTCTCCGTGGTCACCCCGCAGGAGCTCGACCGGCTGCTCGGCACGGTCCTCGAAGCGGCCGACGGTTCCTTCAACACCCTGCTGGAGCTGGGTTTCGCGAGCGCGATCCGCAAGGAGTACGAGTGGCGGGTGTCGCGCGGCGAATCCACCCGGAACCTGGACGCGTTCACGCATCTGACCCAGCGCCCGGCCGGATGA
- the mshA gene encoding D-inositol-3-phosphate glycosyltransferase encodes MNQYVSRLGSSRVAPRLRFPAAFPGGHRKPRRIAMLSVHTSPLHQPGTGDAGGMNVYIVELARRLAAINIEVEIFTRSTTGGLPPVVELAPGVLVRHVDAGPYEGLAKEELPAQLCAFTHGVMQAWAGQRPGYYDLVHSHYWLSGHVGWLAAQRWGVPLVHAMHTMAKVKNAALAAGDTPEPAARVIGETQIVDAANRLIANTAEEADELVRFYEADPGSVAVVHPGVNLDRFSPADGRAAARARLGLPKDALIPLFAGRIQPLKAPDVLLRAVAVLLDRDPTLRSRMVVPVVGGPSGSGLAKPEGLQKLAARLGIADVVRFQPPVGQEQLADWFRAASVLVMPSHSESFGLVAIEAQAAGTPVVAAAVGGLPVAVRDGVSGFLIPGHDPQAYAQALARFADAPELVARMGAAAAAHAQGFGWDTAASATADVYTAAMHEHRRCVRSLHG; translated from the coding sequence GTGAATCAGTACGTCTCCCGGCTCGGCAGCAGCCGTGTCGCACCGCGCCTCAGGTTTCCCGCCGCGTTCCCCGGCGGCCACCGCAAGCCCCGCCGCATCGCGATGCTCTCCGTGCACACCTCGCCCCTGCACCAGCCGGGCACGGGCGACGCGGGCGGGATGAACGTCTACATCGTGGAGCTGGCCAGGCGCCTCGCCGCGATCAACATCGAGGTCGAGATCTTCACCCGGTCCACCACCGGCGGGCTCCCCCCGGTGGTCGAGCTGGCGCCCGGCGTCCTGGTCCGGCACGTCGACGCGGGGCCGTACGAGGGCCTGGCCAAGGAGGAGCTGCCCGCCCAGCTCTGCGCCTTCACGCACGGCGTGATGCAGGCGTGGGCCGGCCAGCGCCCCGGCTACTACGACCTCGTCCACTCCCACTACTGGCTCTCCGGCCATGTCGGCTGGCTCGCCGCCCAGCGCTGGGGCGTCCCGCTCGTCCACGCCATGCACACCATGGCGAAGGTCAAGAACGCGGCGCTCGCGGCGGGCGACACCCCCGAGCCGGCGGCCCGCGTCATCGGCGAGACCCAGATCGTCGACGCGGCGAACCGGCTGATCGCCAACACCGCCGAGGAGGCGGACGAACTCGTCCGCTTCTACGAGGCCGATCCCGGGTCCGTCGCCGTCGTCCACCCCGGGGTCAACCTGGACCGCTTCAGCCCCGCCGACGGGCGGGCCGCGGCACGGGCGCGCCTCGGACTGCCGAAGGACGCCCTGATTCCGCTCTTCGCGGGCCGCATCCAGCCGCTCAAGGCCCCCGATGTGCTGCTGCGGGCGGTCGCCGTCCTGCTGGACCGCGATCCCACGCTGCGCTCCCGGATGGTGGTACCGGTCGTCGGCGGCCCGAGCGGCAGCGGGCTGGCCAAGCCGGAAGGGCTGCAGAAGCTGGCGGCGCGGCTGGGCATCGCCGATGTCGTACGGTTCCAGCCGCCGGTCGGGCAGGAGCAGCTCGCCGACTGGTTCCGGGCCGCTTCCGTGCTGGTCATGCCCTCGCACAGCGAGTCCTTCGGCCTGGTCGCCATCGAGGCGCAGGCGGCGGGCACCCCCGTCGTCGCGGCGGCCGTGGGCGGTCTCCCGGTGGCGGTGCGGGACGGGGTCAGCGGCTTCCTGATACCCGGGCACGATCCGCAGGCGTACGCGCAGGCGCTGGCCCGGTTCGCCGACGCGCCGGAACTGGTCGCCCGGATGGGCGCGGCGGCCGCCGCGCACGCCCAGGGCTTCGGCTGGGACACCGCCGCGTCCGCGACCGCCGACGTGTACACGGCCGCGATGCACGAACACCGCCGCTGCGTCCGCTCGCTCCATGGCTGA
- a CDS encoding class I SAM-dependent methyltransferase — MRPIGTATRGTTNPNRLRRMDRWIAATHGPALRRADRPVAVDLGYGAAPWTAVELLHRLRTTEPRTSVVGIEIDPERVAAAKPYEREGLTFLHGGFEIPLPERPALIRAANVLRQYDEGEVTAVWRRQCARLAPGGLLVEGTCDEIGRRHVWVALGPEGPRTVTFATRLASLDRPSDLAERLPKALIHRNVPGEPVHAFLRDFDRAWAAAAPYASLGARQRWITAVRSLSGDWPLADGVRRWRQGEVTVKWTALRPNP, encoded by the coding sequence ATGCGCCCCATCGGCACCGCGACCCGCGGGACCACCAACCCGAACCGGCTCCGCCGCATGGACCGCTGGATCGCCGCCACCCACGGCCCGGCCCTGCGCCGCGCCGACCGCCCCGTCGCCGTCGACCTCGGGTACGGTGCCGCGCCCTGGACCGCCGTCGAGCTGCTGCATCGGCTGCGCACCACCGAGCCGCGCACGTCCGTGGTCGGCATCGAGATCGACCCGGAGCGGGTCGCGGCGGCGAAGCCGTACGAGCGCGAGGGCCTGACCTTCCTGCACGGCGGGTTCGAGATCCCGCTCCCCGAGCGCCCCGCCCTCATCCGGGCGGCGAATGTGCTGCGCCAGTACGACGAGGGCGAGGTCACCGCGGTCTGGCGGCGGCAGTGCGCCCGCCTCGCGCCGGGCGGGCTCCTGGTGGAGGGCACCTGCGACGAGATCGGGCGCCGGCACGTATGGGTGGCGCTCGGCCCGGAGGGCCCGCGCACGGTCACCTTCGCGACCCGGCTCGCCTCCCTGGACCGCCCGTCCGACCTCGCGGAACGCCTGCCCAAGGCGCTGATCCACCGCAATGTGCCGGGCGAACCGGTCCACGCGTTCCTGCGGGACTTCGACCGGGCGTGGGCCGCGGCGGCCCCGTACGCCTCGCTGGGCGCCCGGCAGCGCTGGATCACGGCGGTGCGGTCGCTGTCGGGAGACTGGCCGCTGGCCGACGGGGTACGGCGGTGGCGCCAGGGCGAAGTCACGGTGAAATGGACCGCCCTCCGGCCCAACCCGTAG